In one Mesorhizobium australicum genomic region, the following are encoded:
- a CDS encoding branched-chain amino acid ABC transporter permease translates to MAAALLVAGIAVPFLTHSSYFLTIGISAMIFTVFAMSLNIVYGYAGLLSLAQVGFWGVGSYVAALVVTRLDGSIWEGMIAAAVVSAVGGVMIGAAALRLSNHAFVIVSLCFTLLMQMLAQEWIDLTNGPMGIPGLPSPSIGFGEAAFTFGTPTRFFYLTLAFAALSLAAIWIVVTSRIGRTFRMIKHDETLARSLGVRVTVWKLVAIALASVFAALSGALYVFYVTIVDPLIFDVYYTQVILVIVIIGGLGSFWPVVIGGLLITVLPEILRTPNELRMISYGVILMLAVLVMPTGIAGLVARARAQRTVPTRAAAEVSP, encoded by the coding sequence ATGGCGGCGGCTTTGCTCGTCGCCGGCATCGCCGTACCTTTTCTGACCCATTCGTCCTACTTCCTCACGATCGGCATCTCCGCGATGATCTTCACGGTCTTCGCGATGAGCCTCAACATCGTCTACGGCTATGCGGGACTGCTGTCGCTGGCACAGGTCGGTTTCTGGGGTGTCGGCAGCTACGTCGCTGCCCTTGTCGTGACCCGGCTCGACGGCTCGATCTGGGAAGGCATGATCGCGGCCGCCGTCGTTAGTGCGGTGGGCGGCGTGATGATCGGCGCCGCGGCGCTGCGGCTCTCCAACCATGCCTTCGTCATCGTCTCGCTTTGCTTCACGCTGCTGATGCAGATGCTGGCACAGGAGTGGATCGACCTGACCAATGGGCCGATGGGCATTCCAGGCTTGCCGTCGCCCAGCATCGGCTTCGGTGAGGCAGCCTTCACCTTCGGCACGCCGACGCGCTTCTTCTACCTGACGCTGGCCTTCGCCGCACTGTCGCTGGCGGCGATCTGGATCGTCGTTACGTCCCGCATCGGCCGAACCTTCCGGATGATCAAGCACGACGAGACGCTGGCGCGTTCGCTCGGCGTCCGGGTGACGGTGTGGAAGCTGGTCGCGATCGCGCTGGCCTCCGTGTTCGCAGCCCTTTCCGGCGCGCTCTATGTCTTCTACGTCACCATTGTCGATCCGCTGATCTTCGACGTCTACTACACCCAGGTCATCCTGGTCATCGTCATCATAGGCGGCCTCGGCAGCTTCTGGCCGGTCGTCATCGGTGGCCTGCTGATCACCGTCCTGCCCGAAATCCTGCGGACACCGAACGAGCTCCGGATGATCAGCTATGGCGTGATCCTGATGCTTGCCGTGCTCGTCATGCCTACCGGCATTGCCGGTCTTGTCGCCAGGGCGCGCGCCCAGCGGACGGTGCCAACCCGGGCGGCCGCAGAGGTGTCGCCATGA
- a CDS encoding ABC transporter ATP-binding protein yields the protein MSSSQTAANLIEVRGLRRSFAGVHAVDGLDLDVAQGSVTGLIGPNGCGKTTSVNCITGFDRGFTGQVDMEGKPLAGLAPDAIARGGLMRTFQAIRVFDTFTVLENVKLAMQSFDGVSTLQALARTPKLRRTEEETEAKAHELLALVGLSAKSNDAAGELSYGQKKLLSLAGILMSGPRLVILDEPVAGVNPTRAMEIADIIKTVNARGTTFLIIEHNIPFVMRLCDSVVVMDRGKRLVQDTPDAIRNDPAVLEAYLGGAANVGD from the coding sequence ATGAGTTCCTCGCAGACGGCCGCCAACCTGATCGAGGTGCGGGGCTTGAGGCGCAGCTTTGCCGGCGTTCATGCCGTCGACGGGCTCGACCTCGACGTCGCGCAAGGGTCGGTCACCGGCCTGATCGGGCCGAACGGTTGCGGCAAGACCACCTCGGTCAACTGCATCACCGGCTTCGACCGCGGCTTCACGGGTCAGGTTGACATGGAAGGCAAGCCGCTGGCGGGCCTCGCGCCCGACGCCATCGCGCGGGGCGGCCTGATGCGGACATTCCAGGCGATCCGGGTGTTCGACACCTTCACGGTGCTGGAGAACGTCAAGCTCGCCATGCAGAGCTTCGACGGCGTCTCGACGTTGCAGGCGCTGGCGCGCACGCCGAAACTCCGCCGTACCGAAGAAGAGACCGAGGCGAAGGCTCACGAGCTTCTCGCCCTGGTCGGGCTGAGCGCCAAGTCGAATGACGCAGCGGGGGAACTCTCCTACGGGCAGAAGAAGCTGCTGTCGCTCGCCGGCATCCTGATGTCCGGCCCGCGGCTGGTGATCCTCGACGAGCCCGTCGCGGGCGTGAACCCGACACGGGCAATGGAGATCGCCGACATCATCAAGACGGTCAACGCACGCGGCACGACGTTCCTGATCATCGAGCACAACATTCCGTTCGTCATGCGCCTTTGCGACAGCGTCGTTGTGATGGATCGCGGCAAGCGCCTCGTCCAGGACACGCCCGACGCGATCCGCAACGATCCGGCCGTGCTCGAAGCCTATCTCGGAGGCGCTGCCAATGTCGGCGACTGA